TCTGCCGGCGGTTCTTAAACCAGTTTCCGACCTGTGTGGGTGTGAGTCCTGTGGCCTGGGCGAGATGGCGTTTCCTGGACGGGTTGGGGTATGGGTCTTGGAGGTACCACTCTCTCAACAAACTGCGAGTTCTTTCCTGGAGAACATACAGAAATGCGTTGATGTTTTATCACATGATCTCTTGTTAAGCaagcagcacaaagacagactTCTTAACGTAAATGTCCGAGcaacaaatcatcattttgttcagaaaaaataaagcctGTCAGTATGAAAAGTCACCATATGGTGTTTTGATATCATCCCATTAAACCGCAATAAGCTTATCACTCTCATATGATGCTCAGTGTAATCTTATTATACcggatttataaataaattatcATAATGTACATGAGAAGTCCACAAGACGACATCCACTAAACGGGATCATGTTAAGTGGCTTTATAAGCTGTTGAAGAGTATAAAGATTATCTACACTTATGAAACAATACTTCACCCCACCACATGAGGGCgatcacacattcacaaacacaccttcaaaTCCACTTCATAGTGATTTTTAGCAAATGAATTTGTCTATTTCACATATCTTTttgtaactttaaataaagggaTCAAGTTTATTTGCCTTTTAAAAGTAAACTTTTGTTCATCTTCAGACCTCTCAAATCATAGCAGCACGCTGTCATACTCTTTCATTGAAAGAAATCTGGTATTGTTGCTCTTAAACATTGAATAAATGTCTCTTTATTGACTCCTGGGTGGCAGATAGAGATTGTGGTGGTGTTAAAGACAACATGTAAATTATATGTAGCCATAGTGAGAGTTCTGGCCTTTAcactaaagacaaaaaaaaacaacgatttGAATTGACCAtttcaacaagaaaaaaatcctgGGGTAAATAAGATAAGTGAAATATGTGAAGTTATGAAAGAGTTTTGGGGAAATGGAATATCAGAGGATAGAAGACGATCATTTGAGACGTATTTAAACTTTCTGAATGGGCATGTTACACAAGAATCTATAAATAACGAGCTAttatttctgttacatttagGAACCACAATGAATGTGTCTGTCCTCCTTTAACAGCGTGTTAAAGCAGAAGCATTCTGCACAATGATAAAAACTTGCACTAAGTGGTGCAGCAGCAGGCCTCCATGCTTAAAGCTCTGACTATTATCATCTTAAGAGCTCAAAGACCAGGCGGCTTGATGCAGCAGGTTAAAAAGCACCTTTACCGGAAGCAAGTGGCGGCctgttcagtgttttaatatCATGTCatataatttaaatgtatgatgACAGTGGAAAAGCAGCGTGGATAACAATATCGCGTAAAAACAAGGGCATGTGGGTTAAgtatgaaagttttttttttttttaccttgaagCAGTGCGTCTTCTGCTCTCCGTCCCAGATGGTGCGGGGCAGGGGGAACTTCTTGCGGATCCGGTACTTCTCCACGGGGCCCAGCGGCCTCCCCCGCAGCCTCTCCGCCTCCCGGTAGTGCGCGTCCAGCCACAGGTCCTGCAGCTTGGCGTGCGACTCGCGCGTAAACCTGTGGCTCTGCAGGATCTGGTACAGAGCCTCGAAGTTCCCCCCGTGGAACGCGACCAGCGCCCGCGCTCGCATCACGGACTCGTGTCTGTTCAGCGCCTCCCCGGCCGAGCCAGGGACGGCGGCCGGCAGGGACCACAGGAACCGGCCGAGGCGCTCGATGTCCCCGGTCTCCTCCAGGTTCTCGCAGACCCGCGCCACCTGGTCCGGCGTGAACATCGGCAGCGGGAACATCTCAGGCCGGCTTCTTCTCAGCAGCTCACCGAAGGAGTTAGGAAACACTCAAAGGACGCGTGAAGCGATGCATCCACCCGTGCGTAAAAGCTCCGCGCGCTGCCTGACTTTTAATTTCAAGTTTATCGACACTTTCAGCATCTATCTGCTGCCCCTCTTATGTAACCGAGGCTTTCCAAATGTCTCAGAGAAGCCTGTGCGCAAGTTTCCAGAGTGGCTCAAGctgaataaagaaagaggaCAAGGAGTCAAACTGTATTTATAGCGTGATACAATTAGCATCTCTGTGGTTGTTTTGAGAAGGATTATACGTCCCGGCCATTAGCTTCTTAGTGGGGGGTAGTGTGTACAGAGGTGACTGGCTGATCAGCTTGTTTGGCTTAGCCCGAGGATACATTGACTGCCAAGATGACTTCAGTGAGCAAACAAGCAACGATAGGTTATTTAATAGGTCAGATCTGGAGATGGAGCCCAGTCTTAGGAGGAGAGGATGATGGGTGAAAACAAGTCGGGCTTTTGGGCAGCAgggaaaaaacattaaaaaaaaaaagtccaatcaaagcatgtgggaaaaaaaaaaaaaaaaaaaaattctgccaGGTTTCAAACTTTAAAGCTGCAGCAGTAACTTTGCCACACACTTGGGTTTTGCTCCTGCATGCAATACCAGTATCATTCAGTGTTTTCCCCCCCGACATTTGGCCAAGGGGACACTTGAGGACATAAAGCTGCTGCAGCGATCCCCCGCCAGCTAATACCCCTGTAATTAAAACAGACATGACATGTTGCACCCATAGGCCATATCCTCGGAGACCTCTCGCGGGGCTGAGAcatatatatatgaaaaaacACCCCGAGACACCGACGCACGACAGAGCACCTCCAAGGACAAGGACTTAATGATCTCAGCAGCTCATTAATCAGTCTCAGGACAAATTTCTTATTAATCAGGTTAAGGATCCTGAAAGCATCTGTCAGCTGTGTTTGCAAACATAGATAACGGACTTTGCAAATCATCGCCCAGAGGAGAAATATTTCTGTCACTTGAGTGGACCAGAGCCTGAATAAAGACATTATTGATTACATCCTACATTTCCTTCTAAAGCAGATGATCATAAGCAGACAAAGATAATTCGAGGCTTTGCATAAAGGTTGCAGTCAGGTGAGGGATGATCCGTCTACAAATCCGTCTACAATACAGATATGAGCCGACTAGACACAGAATGCTAATCTGTGAACATCAGGAGTCCCCAAAACCTGCCTGTGGTAGTCTTAATGGGTCAAAAACTTCTTTGTCTTCAGTGCATTTTCACTAACTTATGTGTCACGTTTTCACGCAAACAGAGAATAACAGAAAATTTCagtttgaagattttttttttgccagatcAGAAATAAATCCATTTGAAGTGAGAGGGTCTTTGTAAGTTTTATGTTTGGAGTCATTTTAAGACTTTTCCTGATACATTGGCTTAACGTCaggaaaaaaatgtccttttttaattttttttgatttgctgATAGTAATACTGAAGGTGCTAGATGTCAAGTGTTGGCCTGAATGGATACACAGACAtgcaaaatatctgaaaaaagaTCAGACGCTTCGGTTATCACTGAGGCTTCATTAGACAGTTTTGTGTCTTATTAACAATTAGTGACATTCTTCCATctccacattttttttggaaaagacTCAAGCTCAACCTCGACATATGTAAGTGAGTAGGTCATGTACATACTCACAGGTTCATCCTATCAATGAGCATTGGCAAAAACACATCGCATAAGtgtgaatcagaatcagaattggtgtttattgccaagtacatttactcatacaaggaatttgactcagtgttttggtgcaaaacaattaacaaggaagtataaaaacagcagagctccTGCTGACAGGTAGAAATATAAAGTCGAAATATACATTTATtgcaaatgagaaaaataatgCAATGCTCTCTCACTCAGCCTGCATACACTCGTCCTTGTTAGATGGAGTCCTGTGTATAATGTCTAGGATGTCACATCAACATAATGCAGTCAAATTCATCTCAAGTTAGCTGCTTATCATATTTAACATCATTATGACAATACTGAACATTATCGCACATTTCATCTTCTACTCATATTGTTCAGTTCTGCATGttcacatttattcataaagcacatctaaaaacagcagctgatcACAGTGCTGTGCAATATATAAAAGAAACAATTAATAATCATCCAATCACTGAACAGCTGTGTTAATATTCTGTGAGGCGGCTGATGCTTTCAGCAGCAGTCGTGGTGGAAGTTTTCAGATCTGCTTTCCAGACTCTGCAGCGGCGTTTAGAGGGCGTATAGAATTACTTTAGAAGCAGTAGGCAACCATTTGATACGTGTCGGGATCCTAAATCGAGATTAAAATACCGGGTGTGATCTGTGGGCTAATGGAAAGGGgggtaggtgtgagtgtgtgtgtgtgtgtgtgtgtgtgtgtgtgtgtgtgtgtgtgtgtgtgtgtgtgtgtgtgtgtgtgtgtgtgtgtgtgtgtgtgtgtgtgtgtgtgtgtgtgtgtgtgtgtgtgtgtgtgtgtgtgtgtgtgtgtgtgtgtgtcagtctccAGCACAGAAGGGGAGAAATGAGCTCAGTGAAGATCATGCTCACAGTTAATCTAACCCTTTCAAGGTTCAGACACTTCGCGCCACTGACcgccacgcacacacacacacacacacacgcacacacacacacacacacacacacacacacacacacacacacacacacacacacacacacacacacacactcaccttcaTTACAAGAAATCCTCGTCCCAATCTGTTTAACACTTTGAGGGCAGACTGAACCAAAATCTGCTTAAGCGCTCCCAAGCCGTTAAAACAGGATGAATGATAAGATGGTGATGGGATGAACAGATGatggatctgtttggagcagggCAGGGGGTCAGGGGTCTAATTATACCACCtatcttttttaaatagaaCATCTTGATGTTATTATTAAGGCAGTTCTATTACTGAGGCATTTATAATTGATTATAACTCCGTTGTTTGGTGATTAAACAAGTCATCTTACTTGATGtattttttctacatttctaaatTTGGCCATTTATCATCTGCATGATTTTACGTTGCTTGATGATGCTCAGTTACAATTGCAACAACATCAggcagatttttattttgaaattaaatttaaaaaaaaaaaaggttgcatttatataacaacatgaaaaagggggggggggcaaaggaGGCAAAACACATCGTAAAAAAGACGCTAGTGAAATCCAAGATGGAACGACAAAGTCTGACACTAGTATTGTTTTTATCAATGCTACGGTAAATTAGACTTATTCACAGTATCAATGAGTGAACAGAAAAGTACAAACTGGCAACAGAAAAGATTGTGAAGCAGTTTCATTTACGTTTGAGTGATATAAGCGTCATTAGTTATGTCACTAGCGGAGAATTTACCTGAATGTTTCCTGCCATTTTCAAAGATTGGCTCACCCAAACTTCCCGCAGAATTTTAACTTCCAGCCCTGGAAGGAGAATATCTTGGTGACGTTGGGGTGAAAAAATGTGCCATTTGTGTTCACACGGGCAGCTCATGTAAAAAACATATCTGGAAATGTTGTGTATatgtaaaaaatattaaagtgtTTGAGtgtcctttgtttgtttcttattcAGGCTGTGAATTCTCCAAAGGATCCACCAGACCTGAAGGCAAGACTGAGCTGAGACCAGAAGTCacggtgcattcaggtgctcttCTAAAAGGTAGAACAGACTTCATGTTTACTACCAAAAAGTTTGCCTTCACTTATCCTCTGACATtacacagagaagagaaaatgtCTAATTAGTTAAACTGGACTaagaaaagctttaaaatagACTTTACCCTGCCAGCCCCCGTTTTGAAGTGTAGAGTCTTCAAGTGTGCTCAGggcaggggtctcatttatagaATCCGAACTTCCAGTGTACGTACTCCACAAACCCTGAAAATGGTATTCACCAAAAATCATTCTGATTTATAAAACTTCATAAGCACACCTGTTCCTTTGATAAATCAGGATCCACCTGAACATGTGCACATGTGGATCAGGCTCTTATTCACGCCCACATTCAGTCAATGCAAAGCACCTCTACACATTTTTTCAAACAGTAATATATAAAGAAAACTAAGAATCACACTGGATGATATTATAAGAAACTAGTGATGCTCTGGTTTACTTTGGATCTCTACATCAATGATTCTTTAGTACACAGTCCGGTCCTCTGCGCTCTGGATTAATGAAGGTGAGACGACGGCTGATGAAGTATGtggaggacttttttttttttttttttttttttttttttatgttaacatTTTTTCACAACGAAAGTTACTTCTGGAAAATGGCTTACTACATGCACTCGTGTAAAAGAAACTGCTGGTTTGTCACTTTTATGGAATAATTTTCAAGATATTCAAGTTTTGATATAACCTAATGGTGACTATTAAGAGTGCTGTACTTTTCCTGCCAGAAGGCATTTTCTATACCAAAATGTATCTGTTGCTATTATTTTGTAATCTAAAGgggcacacatacacacacacacacacacacacacacacacacacacacacacacacacacacacacacacacacagacacacgtttAAGGTGGAACCCCACTCGGCATAATTAATTAGAGGCTTAAACAGGAGTCTCCTTCTTAGAAAATGACCTGTTGATTTTGCCAACAGGCAAAGCAGGGGGCATgcatccgtgtgtgtgtgtgtgtgtgtgtgtgtgtgtgtgtgtgtgtgtgtgtgtgtgtgtgtgtgtgtgtggaatggGGGTATTACCATGCTGTATAAATCCACACCAAGCACAATTAACAAGCAATTGGGAGGAGAAGTAATTAGTATTATCTACTTATCACTGTCAACCACTATTCTAAGGAAAATgggttaacacacacacacacacacacacacacacacacacacacacacacacacacacacacacacacacacacacgcacacactaattCCCCCAGGCAAATGGGTAAGGGCTAATTACAAGCTCATTTGCAACTCAATAGCAGCATCCTCTCAGACAGGTCTACCCCCCATGCTACCCCCCCTCGCCCCGCCCTCGTCCCCTTCACACTCTTCACTGTTAGCTTTACCAATCAGCCCACGCTGGGGGGAACTCAACAAACAAACGGCAAAAAAACTGCCTCGCTGCGGGgctagaggaggaggagagaggaggatcCCTTGATTCAATAGACACAGGTGATGTAAAGTCAATGTTGGAGGCACTTTCAGCAAACACTGAGGAGAGATTTCATTCAAACTTTTCAACTGAAAAAAAGGGTTAAATTACCAGCTAAGTCTGATTGAGATActtgaatataaataaaaaaaattgatatcAAACAATAGACAGACATCCTACCAGCGTGAGTAACTTTAATAGTCTTATTGGTTGATATGACAATCATCATCTTATCCGATTTTCATATCCATACTTTCTTTCACAATGcttgcaaatttaaaaaatcaattaaCTTCATATTTCCAGAATGTTCAAACGTGAGTTCAGCTCTTAAATTTGGTGGAAATTAATTTCTATTAATCGTCAAATCAGTAAATGTCTTGATGTGTTCTAACGCTCTCTATTATATGTAGAGAAATCGATCTTTTCCTGTTACCTCTCAATGCGTGTTCAAGGCGGGCCCTCGTCTGTTGTGACATCACAACCCGAAAAGGGGATCGAGATGAAGACCCTGTAAGGTCAGAAATACACGGTGATGAATATTGTAACATGTCCTGGACACgcaaaaaggggtgaataactttactatagctaacggaGGCTCATCACCCATTAGTTAACGAGACTACTCTTTCCTCGAACTAACtgagagctcactccctaccagccgctagtctactctttcctagtacCTGGAGCTATGTCAaattactcctctaacaccctttggagAAGAAGAGGACTTGTTATTATCGCATAGCCCTAGAtttatctgcctaacattcatttctagaataattagattcaagaaTAACCCTTGGTAcaggactctagattaccccccagagagggaataactgtgaactGTCCTCGCTAGGATGCTAGGTGTGTATGAGGTGTGTAGTAAAAGTCAgtagaagtgtgccgtggtgtgactgctcaagcTTTCCGAGGTTCACGCGGGTCCTTAAGGGAGACTCCggtctttgtggtgtgaatgatttcagtcagaaaatgatttcaaaaagtttccgaaaatgtataaaaaaccttcaaatgatattccaaatacaaaacagtaaaagtaaaaatataaaaatgtaaaaagtaaaagcaaaacacaaaaaccaaaGTCTaaacacttgaggttttaaaagatcttggtctcagagactaagtcccaaaatggggattcagaagtcagagtgacgtggagccctttagaaaagcaaaaaagaacctCGATCAGCGTTTTTATAGCCAGAcggtctctttttttccaagattctgtaaaacctcaacaatTCATATTCGCAGAAACGTGATACATCCACAGTTGACACCAAGTTCATGCGTGGTTTTAATGTCAAAGCATAAAGGTGACGCAGGTGATactaagttcatatgtggttttagcTTGAAGACCGTGAACCAGGCAGAACCATGTGGTTTTGCTCAATGTATGGCACGCttatcctgacctcacaggtgcATAGGCACCACGGGTGTGTGTAGGATTGACAGGAAatataaaagccaaaaaaaaaaaaaaaaaaagctgtagcGACTATATGACATATGAATGAAATGATCAAAAGATTaagtgataataaaagaaaaagaacatatatggtaaaaacaaattcaacaattgcatcactctttctgatctttcaacaatataaaatatatatatataataaagtATATTAACCAGATCAGTTGTAGATTGTATAAAGGCTAATTTGTTTGGAGCTAGTCTCATAATGACctaaatatggaaataattttattgcattttttattttttattacattttttattttgttatcatAAAGGATTAATCCCAAAGGATGAATGAAGGCCCGAGATTCACCCAAGCACATTAGATTTACAGACATACATTCATGGAGCGATATCAGAGTAAGGGGGCTGCATAGGGACTGGCACCCCAAGCAGGTGAGGGTTTGGTTCATGGCTCGAGGGCAGATCGGTGAACGGGCACCTCTCCAGCAGCCGGACCAATTTCCAGATAGCTTCCCTCTTTAGGGCTTCCACAAAGTACCAGGAACCCACACAGAGATCCCTTAAAGTCCCGGATCATGTCTCCTGTGACGTCCCTGCTCCTGTAGTAGTGCTGTGTCATTGCGCCTGCTGCCCTGAACTCTTGGCCTTTTTACGGGGGAAATCCCATCCGTGTGGATTTATGCGTCATACCCATCAGCTGTCTCCTTTACACGTCAAGgtgtaaagagaaaaaaagcgCCTGGAGATTATTTGTTTACCGAGATGCTGTTCCAGGAATCGTGAACGGCTTGATCAGTTTGTTGTTCCCTTCACTTCAATGAACCGGCCGCAGACAGTATCATGTTCGCTGTTTGAGGGATCAGCTTACTGCAAGCTCACGGGTAGCTGGCAAACTCTAatttaagcctttaaaaaataGCCCGGCAAATCAGTGCAAGCAGTGGattatttgtattgttgtttgcTCATTGTAGTCACGGAGCTGAGAGGTGACTGTCTGGGTGACACAGCAGTTGGTGATGTAAGATGTTGTAAAAATACAACCACTTTATTGGCTGAAAGTAGAGGCTTGGTGGATGGTTTTACTACATTATGTGTTGTTGGCGAGACTGTATATTCTGTAAGCAAAACTACTTATTTTAATGACTCATTTAAGCCTTACTAATCGAGTACATGCAAACAAAGCGAAATATTTTACTTGTCCTGAAAACTCGTACGTAAAAAAGTACTTTGTtccgtttttttatttaataagatGGTTGTGCttctatgtttgtttgtaatCAGCCTTTTTCTACTTTCTCTTTGACAAATTGGAAGGCTTTGCACATTAGCAACATATAaatctgttaaataaaatagaaatctATGCAGGCCGCCATTATTCTGGTATGCGATATAAACAAAACACGGACCCACTTATAAAAACATTGCTCCACAGTGCTCCTAGTGGTCAAAACAACAGAGGGTACCTTTAAGTTTTTTAAGCGCTATCAAACATTCTTTGAGTCGAGTGAGTGGTAACTAAAAgctaatatttatttaaaatgatggTGCTGCAGATTTAACCTAATGTCATCTCTTTAAAGTAcgatttgacatttttttcatatcttaTGTCTTGATtacagctgtgtttttattggctCCTAATATATGTAGATTCTTCTTCTAATTTTTATTCCTGGTTGAGCGGACTTTCTGACAACCAGAGCAGCTTTAGATTGAAATGTACTCTTATTTAAACGTTAGAAGAACTTaaccagtaaaataaaaatgtcttttgctTATAAGGTAGATAGCTTTCATAAATTAGTATGAGAaagtgataataaaaaaaacgtagtacctcagctgtgttttaaatgcGTAGGCATATTTCCTAACATTCATATAAAAACGTCTGTCTTTGCCTCGCCTCCCTTTTCCTCTGCTTCCCTCCATTATCAAATGTAACAGGTGTTACGGGAGTTGTTTAGGAATCCTGAGGGATTTAAGGTGGGACTTATTCTTACCTAATACTATAATGCTCATTAATTCCTGCTTTGGTGACTTACATCGCCCTGATCCTCTCTGGTTGGCCCGGCCCGGCCCAACCCATCCCGTCCCTGTGTGCTGCTGACGCTGACAGTGGCCTCACAGAAAGGTATGCTCAGCTGTGAGCCGGGAAACCAGCAGTCGGATCATTTCTCTTAAAGCGGGAAAATTAAAGGGGGAAGGCGGGAATATGGGACATGTTTGGGGTTCATCGCTTCATTGGCGTGGCACGGATACTGTGACACAATAGTTTCCTTATGGGGGTTGAGGGAAAAACAATTAAATCCATTAGTACTAGTTGTACTCAGGGTTCATTCACACTCTGCAATCTGTACTATGCCCAAACCCATTTAAGCCCCAAAGTCCACTTTGTTTGACTACTGTGAGTGCTCCCTAcccttccttggccctggcacggttGACAGAGGTGGGCTTCGGTTGCTGTCCAGGTATGCAACATAGACATGACGTATAGCCTATTGATGCGACCGTtcctaaaaagacaaaagagaagtTTAAAGGGTTCACATCGGTCCATTGCAGAGGTCGAGTGTTTCATTGAAATTTGGCCGGAAGAGAATATTCTTAGTCAGCTGGATAAAACCCAAAAGAATTTGGAGGTCTTTGGGAATTGCGCGACCATCTACTGTAGTATAATAATGTGACAAGTTATGTTCAAGAGGTAACTGTGCTCAGGCctagagcagtgtgagtgcaggccagcggggggaatgggaggggggacaatcatGCTTCATGCTTATCTTTAAAACAGCGGTGTTCTTGTTTTATGGCTGAAATTGACATAATATAAGTATTTAAAGTCATTTGGACAAAACTTACAAATAGCTGGTGGAAAAGGCCACACATTCATTTCTTTTCTGAAAAGCACTCACAAAATGAGAAACATACCCTTTGGTGACCTTtctttaaagtgtgtgtgtgtgtgtgtgtgtgtgtgtgtgtgtgtgggggggggggcttaaagAGACTCACATACCCCTTTGTTGTCACTTTGTGTGTTGTCACATTGTGCAATGTTTTCTAAAGGCTAATGTTTGAaacatgtgtcagtgtgtgtgtgtgtgtgtgtgtgtgtgtgtgtgtgtgtgtgggggggggggggggggggtgactgcTTGTTTATGACATCTGCCAACTTGTGTCATGTCACACTGTATGCACAAACTAATGAGCAGATTAGATGAAACAATGGAAATACTTTGATCTGACAATAGAACTGATACACgtagatcatttattttataaggTTATCATACTTTACCAGCTCACATTTTCAATTCATTCTTGTGATTTTATATTCTTATTCCCCCTTTCTGTTCTCAGTTGGGCTTATTCGATGTAAATTGTGAATTGACGGGTTGGCTTGAATagaacatggacgtagtctcagtgatgtcactcattgGGTTTGGAAGAAGCATTTGGAAGTCAAACTCTGGCGACCCCGTATTGGTAAATGCTATCTCTCCACCTACCTACGTTTTGATCAATCAGAAACAGTCAAATCAACCACGTACCCAGTTATGCTAATTTATGAATATCTCTTAGTCTTGAAAACCTTATAAAGAAATTAGCTGTAGAGACAAATTACCCATGTTGCACCAGGGGGTTTCTTAGCTTGCCAAAGTGcacacttctgcattggcttaattATTCAACATCAGAGGTTGTCACTTGCTGAGAACGGACACAGTCACTCTCTATGCAAGcttatattgatttttttttctttcaagtcATGTTTTGATCCTTTGATACGAGGGCTGAGCGCTCACCGGCAATGTAATCTGTCATATCAATCCCACCTAATCTCCTTTATATACACTGATATATTTAGTGAATTAACTGGACTAACTGGTCGGCCATGTTTTTTGAAATCCAAACAGCTGCTTCTTCATATTAAACTAAGTTAACTTCACTCTTTAAGTTTAATGAACAGCAGAGAAAGAAATCAGAAAATGACTCTTCCTCTAAGACAGTAGAGGGAAGATATCTGAAATCCTTCAGGTAATCTTTGGGACGTTGTTGGCACACAGCCAGTGTGTGTTGCCTAAACATTGGGGTAATTGTATCATAGCTTCCatcatctgctgctgcagcactgTGATAAATAAGCTGTGTATTAGAGCATCGATCGAAGCAGAATTAACTCACCGCCGCCTCTGCACACACTGTGATCACGAGTGAGTGAAGGCTGGGGAACATGTTTTAAGGCTTCTCACAGCATGACATATGTACCCATGACAGCCCTCCACGATTACTCATCTGGTATGTGTATGATTTTAGTGTATACGTGTGCTTCTCCCACTGGGCTCATGTGACAGCAGGGGTGGGACGCTAAGAGGCGTTAGCTTGGTGAGAAGGATTACCTCGATCTGTTAggcctccttttctctcccctGGGTGGTGTCACGTCTCATTACTTGTGTCCTCCAGCCCAGATAGTCTGGCTTTAGCCGGGATACGTTTAAAACGCAGGCAGCCTGGGCGTCCAGGAACACCCGGTTTAGAGGCGCGGTGATACGCGTGCCCTTGCTTGAGAGGCTTTTTCTCAGTAAGCAGACAGGTAAACTTCTCCCAAAGCTGGCATTGATGGCCGCTAAGCCGTCACCTGTT
This portion of the Labrus bergylta chromosome 22, fLabBer1.1, whole genome shotgun sequence genome encodes:
- the six7 gene encoding SIX homeobox 7; protein product: MFPLPMFTPDQVARVCENLEETGDIERLGRFLWSLPAAVPGSAGEALNRHESVMRARALVAFHGGNFEALYQILQSHRFTRESHAKLQDLWLDAHYREAERLRGRPLGPVEKYRIRKKFPLPRTIWDGEQKTHCFKERTRSLLREWYLQDPYPNPSRKRHLAQATGLTPTQVGNWFKNRRQRDRAASAKNRMQQDPSHHPSESSPDGSHQERRHHPHLLPPSPRHLGSPEASDCSTENERRGTGASTPEISVSSDSEFES